One genomic region from Sander lucioperca isolate FBNREF2018 chromosome 3, SLUC_FBN_1.2, whole genome shotgun sequence encodes:
- the LOC116054701 gene encoding uncharacterized protein LOC116054701 isoform X1 yields the protein MGLLAALVALLCICAPAWGAEGCSTFRHLENGQTFFRYGGLLVIFRCRPGYKLHGYKTNSCVSGHWSRDTPVCVGSGCSNPGRLNHGTSSMNEDGSWAVFSCDSGFRLHGPSMLYCKGLNWNSTEPVCKESDMMSSVSGVNVQKPNIHQNLQAAVILKTQQQSHYDTLANTASKEVNLKFGLLSHTPSQMFNRERIKVTVPKVHLQQHVHFPNFKVKDGVQSTQHEETGTGRHGLVDEVASKSHLSTTVTSTLSLVSGTEQSTSSPTSSSFSTAHTPAMAAVTNTVMFVPTSPLYHMKSALPVPGSEKVLKFGELVTSQDDATPSVVVTGSSQTADEDQQAETGFQYHPLSQPGSVDKEEPTKTSTTLSSSVNLISASSTSTSSPASSLSAPLPSYSASTSLSSSSSQSNMKTQLPYVPSNNFTTSEPRSHQTENHNATFKPPLLSLSLSRRPICTYPPVPAHGTFYFRNVENPGPRENRHYIQYACYPGYTLAHGDIHSYCQHGGAWSGITPVCLELTPCSVNNGGCSQLCSHSQHYNQSSNETQTRTQCHCRAGFTLLDDGQTCRDLDECVEGQHQCQQKCINTFGSFKCSCDDGYQPAHEQTSCTDVDECLLPAAVTGCVFGCVNSPGSFYCKCPVGYSLQTADSHCQDIDECAVNKGLGPCTEQCHNSPGSYRCSCSYGHILAGNGHSCIAECPPGYRKEPITTTPLENPTAETLREECVDINECQEETCEWQCVNLPGSHRCICPRGYTLHKDGRRCKDINQCSRKNGGCSHLCVNQKGGYKCVCPASHRLSPYSWKKCVPRTTMNTAG from the exons ATGGGGCTCTTGGCAGCACTAGTCGCTCTGCTCTGCATCTGCGCTCCAG CGTGGGGAGCTGAAGGATGCAGCACTTTTAGACACCTGGAGAATGGGCAGACGTTTTTCCGTTATGGTGGACTGCTGGTGATCTTCCGCTGTCGTCCTGGCTACAAGCTCCATGGATACAAAACCAacagctgtgtgtctgggcaCTGGTCCCGGGACACCCCAGTCTGTGTCG GCTCCGGCTGCTCCAACCCAGGGCGGCTTAACCACGGGACGAGCAGCATGAATGAGGATGGCTCCTGGGCAGTGTTCAGCTGTGATAGTGGCTTTCGGCTACACGGGCCCTCAATGTTATACTGTAAGGGCCTCAACTGGAACAGCACAGAGCCTGTATGTAAAG AGTCCGACATGATGAGCTCGGTCTCAGGTGTCAATGTGCAAAAGCCAAACATACACCAGAACCTCCAGGCTGCTGTAATTCTGAAGACCCAGCAACAATCCCACTACGACACCCTCGCTAATACCGCCTCCAAAGAAGTGAACCTCAAATTTGGCTTGCTGTCTCACACGCCATCCCAAATGTTCAACAGGGAGAGGATTAAAGTGACTGTCCCAAAAGTCCACCTGCAGCAGCATGTTCATTTTCCCAATTTTAAAGTCAAAGATGGAGTCCAATCAACTCAGCATGAGGAAACAGGAACTGGGAGGCATGGCTTGGTGGACGAAGTTGCCTCTAAATCACATCTGTCTACTACTGTCACATCTACCTTATCATTAGTTTCAGGAACAGAACAATCAACATCCTCaccaacatcatcatcattttcaACAGCCCATACACCAGCTATGGCTGCTGTCACAAATACTGTGATGTTTGTGCCAACTTCCCCACTCTACCACATGAAATCTGCACTTCCTGTGCCTGGCAGTGAAAAAGTGCTCAAGTTTGGAGAACTTGTCACTTCCCAGGATGATGCGACTCCCTCTGTAGTAGTAACAGGCTCTTCACAAACTGCAGATGAAGACCAACAGGCTGAAACTGGCTTCCAGTATCATCCTTTGTCTCAGCCTGGGTCTGTAGATAAAGAGGAGCCCACCAAGACTTCAACAACTTTATCTTCTTCTGTTAATTTAATTTCTGCCAGTTCTACCTCTACTTCATCACCTGCTTCCTCCTTATCAGCCCCCCTTCCCTCCTATTCTGCCTCAACTTCCTTAAGTTCCAGCTCCTCTCAGTCCAATATGAAAACACAGCTGCCTTATGTTCCTTCAAACAACTTTACCACCAGTGAGCCAAGATCTCACCAGACTGAAAACCACAACGCCACCTTCAAACCACCTCTGCTGTCTCTGAGCCTCAGCAGACGACCCATATGCACGTACCCGCCTGTGCCCGCTCACGGGACCTTCTACTTTCGTAATGTAGAGAATCCAGGTCCCAGAGAGAACAgacattacatacagtatgccTGCTATCCTGGCTATACGCTGGCTCATGGAGACATACACAGCTACTGCCAGCATGGGGGCGCCTGGAGCGGAATCACACCTGTTTGTCTGG AGTTGACACCTTGTTCAGTTAACAATGGGGGCTGTTCCCAGCTGTGCTCTCACTCCCAGCACTACAACCAGAGCTCCAACGAGACCCAGACCAGAACTCAATGCCACTGCAGAGCTGGATTCACTCTGCTGGATGACGGACAGACATGTCGAG ATTTAGATGAGTGTGTGGAGGGGCAGCACCAGTGTCAGCAGAAATGCATCAACACATTTGGTTCCTTCAAGTGCAGCTGTGATGATGGCTATCAACCTGCTCATGAGCAGACCTCctgcacag ATGTGGATGAGTGCCTGCTGCCAGCAGCTGTAACAGGCTGTGTGTTCGGCTGTGTTAACAGCCCCGGGAGCTTCTACTGCAAATGTCCTGTTGGCTACAGCCTTCAGACTGCAGACAGCCACTGCCAAG ATATAGATGAGTGTGCTGTGAATAAGGGGCTCGGGCCATGTACGGAGCAGTGCCACAACTCCCCAGGATCCTACCGATGCTCCTGCTCGTATGGGCACATCTTAGCCGGAAATGGACACAGCTGCATCGCCGAGTGTCCACCTGGGTACAGGAAGGAACCAATAACAACAACACCACTTGAGAATCCAACTGCAGAAACTCTTAGGGAGGAGTGTGTGg ATATAAATGAGTGCCAGGAAGAGACCTGTGAGTGGCAGTGTGTCAACCTGCCAGGCTCTCACCGCTGCATCTGCCCCAGAGGATACACACTCCACAAAGATGGCCGACGCTGCAAAG aCATTAATCAGTGCAGCCGGAAGAATGGAGGGTGTTCCCACCTGTGTGTGAACCAAAAAGGTGGCTATAAATGTGTCTGCCCAGCCTCTCATCGTCTCTCCCCCTACAGCTGGAAGAAATGTGTACCAAGAACAACAATGAACACTGCTGGCTAA
- the LOC116054701 gene encoding protein HEG homolog 1 isoform X2 encodes MGLLAALVALLCICAPAWGAEGCSTFRHLENGQTFFRYGGLLVIFRCRPGYKLHGYKTNSCVSGHWSRDTPVCVGSGCSNPGRLNHGTSSMNEDGSWAVFSCDSGFRLHGPSMLYCKGLNWNSTEPVCKESDMMSSVSGVNVQKPNIHQNLQAAVILKTQQQSHYDTLANTASKEVNLKFGLLSHTPSQMFNRERIKVTVPKVHLQQHVHFPNFKVKDGVQSTQHEETGTGRHGLVDEVASKSHLSTTVTSTLSLVSGTEQSTSSPTSSSFSTAHTPAMAAVTNTVMFVPTSPLYHMKSALPVPGSEKVLKFGELVTSQDDATPSVVVTGSSQTADEDQQAETGFQYHPLSQPGSVDKEEPTKTSTTLSSSVNLISASSTSTSSPASSLSAPLPSYSASTSLSSSSSQSNMKTQLPYVPSNNFTTSEPRSHQTENHNATFKPPLLSLSLSRRPICTYPPVPAHGTFYFRNVENPGPRENRHYIQYACYPGYTLAHGDIHSYCQHGGAWSGITPVCLELTPCSVNNGGCSQLCSHSQHYNQSSNETQTRTQCHCRAGFTLLDDGQTCRDVDECLLPAAVTGCVFGCVNSPGSFYCKCPVGYSLQTADSHCQDIDECAVNKGLGPCTEQCHNSPGSYRCSCSYGHILAGNGHSCIAECPPGYRKEPITTTPLENPTAETLREECVDINECQEETCEWQCVNLPGSHRCICPRGYTLHKDGRRCKDINQCSRKNGGCSHLCVNQKGGYKCVCPASHRLSPYSWKKCVPRTTMNTAG; translated from the exons ATGGGGCTCTTGGCAGCACTAGTCGCTCTGCTCTGCATCTGCGCTCCAG CGTGGGGAGCTGAAGGATGCAGCACTTTTAGACACCTGGAGAATGGGCAGACGTTTTTCCGTTATGGTGGACTGCTGGTGATCTTCCGCTGTCGTCCTGGCTACAAGCTCCATGGATACAAAACCAacagctgtgtgtctgggcaCTGGTCCCGGGACACCCCAGTCTGTGTCG GCTCCGGCTGCTCCAACCCAGGGCGGCTTAACCACGGGACGAGCAGCATGAATGAGGATGGCTCCTGGGCAGTGTTCAGCTGTGATAGTGGCTTTCGGCTACACGGGCCCTCAATGTTATACTGTAAGGGCCTCAACTGGAACAGCACAGAGCCTGTATGTAAAG AGTCCGACATGATGAGCTCGGTCTCAGGTGTCAATGTGCAAAAGCCAAACATACACCAGAACCTCCAGGCTGCTGTAATTCTGAAGACCCAGCAACAATCCCACTACGACACCCTCGCTAATACCGCCTCCAAAGAAGTGAACCTCAAATTTGGCTTGCTGTCTCACACGCCATCCCAAATGTTCAACAGGGAGAGGATTAAAGTGACTGTCCCAAAAGTCCACCTGCAGCAGCATGTTCATTTTCCCAATTTTAAAGTCAAAGATGGAGTCCAATCAACTCAGCATGAGGAAACAGGAACTGGGAGGCATGGCTTGGTGGACGAAGTTGCCTCTAAATCACATCTGTCTACTACTGTCACATCTACCTTATCATTAGTTTCAGGAACAGAACAATCAACATCCTCaccaacatcatcatcattttcaACAGCCCATACACCAGCTATGGCTGCTGTCACAAATACTGTGATGTTTGTGCCAACTTCCCCACTCTACCACATGAAATCTGCACTTCCTGTGCCTGGCAGTGAAAAAGTGCTCAAGTTTGGAGAACTTGTCACTTCCCAGGATGATGCGACTCCCTCTGTAGTAGTAACAGGCTCTTCACAAACTGCAGATGAAGACCAACAGGCTGAAACTGGCTTCCAGTATCATCCTTTGTCTCAGCCTGGGTCTGTAGATAAAGAGGAGCCCACCAAGACTTCAACAACTTTATCTTCTTCTGTTAATTTAATTTCTGCCAGTTCTACCTCTACTTCATCACCTGCTTCCTCCTTATCAGCCCCCCTTCCCTCCTATTCTGCCTCAACTTCCTTAAGTTCCAGCTCCTCTCAGTCCAATATGAAAACACAGCTGCCTTATGTTCCTTCAAACAACTTTACCACCAGTGAGCCAAGATCTCACCAGACTGAAAACCACAACGCCACCTTCAAACCACCTCTGCTGTCTCTGAGCCTCAGCAGACGACCCATATGCACGTACCCGCCTGTGCCCGCTCACGGGACCTTCTACTTTCGTAATGTAGAGAATCCAGGTCCCAGAGAGAACAgacattacatacagtatgccTGCTATCCTGGCTATACGCTGGCTCATGGAGACATACACAGCTACTGCCAGCATGGGGGCGCCTGGAGCGGAATCACACCTGTTTGTCTGG AGTTGACACCTTGTTCAGTTAACAATGGGGGCTGTTCCCAGCTGTGCTCTCACTCCCAGCACTACAACCAGAGCTCCAACGAGACCCAGACCAGAACTCAATGCCACTGCAGAGCTGGATTCACTCTGCTGGATGACGGACAGACATGTCGAG ATGTGGATGAGTGCCTGCTGCCAGCAGCTGTAACAGGCTGTGTGTTCGGCTGTGTTAACAGCCCCGGGAGCTTCTACTGCAAATGTCCTGTTGGCTACAGCCTTCAGACTGCAGACAGCCACTGCCAAG ATATAGATGAGTGTGCTGTGAATAAGGGGCTCGGGCCATGTACGGAGCAGTGCCACAACTCCCCAGGATCCTACCGATGCTCCTGCTCGTATGGGCACATCTTAGCCGGAAATGGACACAGCTGCATCGCCGAGTGTCCACCTGGGTACAGGAAGGAACCAATAACAACAACACCACTTGAGAATCCAACTGCAGAAACTCTTAGGGAGGAGTGTGTGg ATATAAATGAGTGCCAGGAAGAGACCTGTGAGTGGCAGTGTGTCAACCTGCCAGGCTCTCACCGCTGCATCTGCCCCAGAGGATACACACTCCACAAAGATGGCCGACGCTGCAAAG aCATTAATCAGTGCAGCCGGAAGAATGGAGGGTGTTCCCACCTGTGTGTGAACCAAAAAGGTGGCTATAAATGTGTCTGCCCAGCCTCTCATCGTCTCTCCCCCTACAGCTGGAAGAAATGTGTACCAAGAACAACAATGAACACTGCTGGCTAA